A genome region from Myroides fluvii includes the following:
- a CDS encoding MgtC/SapB family protein: protein MAITVFILRLLLAFILGALIGAERQVRQKSAGLRTNTLVCIGAAGFVLMSYQIGGTAVGRVASYVVSGIGFLGAGVIMKDGFSIRGLNTAATIWCSASVGSMCGVGLWQEAIVMTLLIVCAHLVLRPIGTLMNKLSFETEGDSAEVHYEIIVGCKEAVENDIRIMVLKHLKAQKELQMRSLKSSDNGNPAFSYLKFEVYCIGRKDDILEQITQKVSLEFGVSEVSWELTTY from the coding sequence ATGGCAATTACAGTATTTATTTTAAGATTATTACTTGCTTTTATTTTAGGAGCGTTGATTGGTGCTGAACGTCAGGTAAGACAAAAAAGTGCTGGATTGAGAACCAATACCTTGGTTTGTATTGGTGCAGCTGGATTTGTATTGATGTCGTATCAAATTGGGGGGACTGCTGTGGGGCGTGTGGCTTCTTATGTTGTAAGTGGAATAGGTTTCCTAGGAGCCGGTGTGATTATGAAGGATGGATTTAGCATCCGCGGTTTGAATACAGCAGCGACTATTTGGTGTTCAGCTTCAGTTGGCTCCATGTGTGGAGTAGGACTATGGCAAGAGGCTATTGTGATGACCCTCTTAATTGTATGTGCGCATTTAGTATTGCGCCCTATCGGAACCCTAATGAATAAGTTGTCTTTTGAAACAGAAGGCGATTCTGCAGAAGTACATTATGAAATTATAGTAGGATGTAAAGAAGCGGTCGAAAACGACATCCGCATCATGGTGCTCAAACACCTCAAAGCACAAAAAGAATTGCAAATGCGTTCGTTAAAAAGTTCGGATAATGGCAATCCCGCTTTTTCCTACCTTAAGTTTGAGGTTTACTGCATCGGACGTAAAGATGATATTTTAGAGCAGATTACCCAGAAAGTTTCGTTGGAATTTGGGGTGTCTGAGGTATCATGGGAGTTAACTACGTATTAA
- a CDS encoding efflux RND transporter permease subunit codes for MKKNIIDTAIHKRWLVAALFGLLCIFGYYSWKQLSIEAYPDIADTTSQVVTQVPGLAAEEIELQITIPIERALNGMPGMHVMRSNSTFGLSMITLVFEDGVDDYFARQRIQERLNAVELPYEAVPELDPLTSPIGEVYRYIIEGDGYSLRELTDIQNFIIIPKLNQVSGVAEVTNFGGITTQFQIELDPHKLEQYDLSLSDVTETIEENNVNSGGSVLTRGDLGYVVRGIGLVKDLEDLGKIVVKAENGIPIFLKDLGRLKYGNVERKGVLGYSDKERNYSDSIEGIVLLLKGENPSVVLDKIHHYVDELNNELLPEGVKIHTFLDRTELVDTTLHTVSTTLIEGISLVIIVLIVFLGSWRGALLVAITIPVSLLFAFILMHFTDIPANLLSLGAIDFGIIVDGAIVMMESILKKREDNPKEELKEKSIAQRTKEVAKPVFFATVIIITAYLPLFAFERVEKKLFTPMAFTVGFALLGALLVALFLIPGLAYAVYKKPRKIYHNKWLEKLTALYHNRIEKIMKKPKQVFLPIVIILAITIGLTAKVGKDFLPPLDEGSIWLQVTLPPGISLEKSKEMSDTLRARTMKYEEVTYVMVQAGRNDDGTDPFTPSHFECSIGIKPYKEWPRGKTKNDLIEELAAEYESLPGFTVGFAQPMIDGVMDKISGAHSELVVKVYGEDFHETRRIANEVLGTLKTVDGAVDLAIDQEPPLPQLQIHANRDKIAQYGLNVSDVAELIEVAIGGKAISQIFIGNKVYDISARYTEESRNTPEKIANLMLTSSTGAKIPLSQVADVKTSTGESTITREMNRRHLTVKLNVRNRDLGSLLKEAQQKIEENITYDHNKFHIEWGGQFENQHRAYNRLAIIVPLTLCLMFVLLYGAFGQFRQAGLLMVVVPLALFGGMLALNVRGMSLNVSSAVGFIALFGVAIQNGVIMISHINDLRKKGHALLESVLLGAEQRFRPVLMTATVAILGLFPASMATGIGSDVQRPLATVIVYGLLFATILTLFVLPALYYLVERKWGKDSDFVKVEETEEN; via the coding sequence ATGAAAAAAAATATAATAGATACGGCTATACACAAAAGATGGCTTGTTGCTGCTTTGTTTGGCTTACTGTGTATCTTTGGTTATTATTCATGGAAACAATTATCCATAGAAGCCTATCCTGATATTGCGGATACGACATCCCAAGTAGTGACACAAGTACCTGGTTTGGCTGCAGAAGAAATAGAACTACAAATTACCATTCCTATTGAGCGCGCCCTAAATGGAATGCCAGGGATGCACGTAATGCGCAGTAACAGTACATTCGGACTATCCATGATTACCCTTGTTTTTGAGGATGGTGTGGATGATTATTTCGCCCGTCAGCGCATTCAGGAACGTCTAAATGCAGTAGAACTGCCTTATGAAGCGGTTCCCGAACTCGATCCGTTAACCTCTCCTATTGGAGAAGTATACCGATACATTATTGAAGGGGATGGCTATAGTTTACGCGAGTTAACCGATATTCAAAACTTCATTATCATCCCGAAACTAAACCAAGTTTCTGGTGTTGCGGAGGTAACGAATTTTGGAGGAATTACCACGCAATTTCAAATTGAATTAGATCCGCATAAATTAGAACAATACGATTTATCTCTAAGTGATGTCACTGAAACCATCGAAGAAAATAACGTCAATTCTGGAGGGAGTGTTTTAACACGCGGAGATTTAGGTTATGTAGTACGTGGAATTGGATTAGTGAAAGACCTGGAAGATTTAGGGAAGATCGTTGTAAAAGCAGAAAATGGAATTCCAATCTTCTTGAAGGACTTAGGCCGTTTAAAATATGGTAATGTTGAACGAAAAGGAGTTTTAGGTTACTCAGATAAAGAACGCAACTATTCCGATAGCATTGAGGGGATTGTATTATTGCTAAAAGGAGAAAATCCATCAGTAGTACTAGATAAGATCCACCATTATGTGGATGAATTAAACAACGAATTACTGCCAGAAGGCGTAAAGATTCATACGTTTTTGGATCGTACCGAACTAGTAGATACTACTTTGCATACCGTATCAACGACGTTGATTGAAGGAATTAGCTTGGTTATCATCGTTTTGATCGTTTTCTTAGGCAGTTGGAGAGGTGCTTTACTTGTAGCCATTACCATTCCAGTTTCTCTATTATTTGCGTTTATTTTAATGCATTTCACGGATATTCCAGCGAATTTATTGTCTTTAGGAGCCATTGACTTTGGAATTATTGTCGATGGAGCCATTGTAATGATGGAATCCATCCTCAAGAAGCGAGAGGATAATCCGAAGGAAGAACTAAAAGAAAAATCGATTGCCCAACGTACCAAAGAGGTGGCTAAGCCTGTGTTTTTTGCTACGGTTATTATTATCACGGCGTATTTACCACTTTTTGCTTTTGAGCGCGTAGAAAAGAAACTATTTACGCCTATGGCTTTTACGGTTGGATTTGCTTTGTTAGGTGCTCTTTTAGTTGCCTTGTTCTTAATTCCAGGATTGGCTTATGCAGTGTATAAAAAACCGAGAAAAATATACCACAACAAATGGTTGGAAAAACTAACGGCTTTGTATCATAATCGCATTGAAAAGATTATGAAGAAACCGAAACAAGTGTTCTTGCCGATTGTGATTATTTTGGCGATTACCATTGGACTAACGGCCAAAGTAGGGAAAGACTTTTTACCTCCATTAGACGAAGGATCTATTTGGTTGCAAGTGACCTTACCACCGGGAATTTCATTAGAGAAATCCAAAGAGATGAGCGATACCTTGCGTGCGCGAACGATGAAATATGAGGAAGTGACTTATGTAATGGTGCAAGCAGGAAGAAATGACGATGGTACGGATCCCTTTACACCTTCTCACTTTGAGTGTTCTATCGGTATTAAACCGTATAAAGAATGGCCAAGAGGAAAAACAAAGAATGATCTAATTGAGGAATTGGCGGCAGAATATGAATCACTACCAGGGTTTACGGTTGGATTTGCTCAGCCGATGATTGATGGGGTAATGGATAAAATTTCTGGCGCGCATAGTGAATTGGTAGTGAAAGTATATGGAGAGGATTTTCACGAAACTAGACGTATTGCCAATGAAGTTTTAGGTACATTAAAAACAGTAGATGGAGCAGTAGATTTGGCGATTGACCAAGAACCACCACTACCGCAATTACAGATTCACGCCAATCGAGATAAAATTGCACAATATGGACTAAATGTATCAGATGTAGCCGAATTAATTGAAGTTGCCATTGGAGGAAAAGCCATTTCTCAAATCTTTATTGGAAATAAGGTGTACGATATCAGTGCTCGCTATACAGAGGAAAGTAGAAATACACCCGAAAAGATTGCCAACCTAATGTTGACTTCAAGCACAGGAGCAAAGATTCCGCTCTCACAAGTAGCGGATGTAAAAACCAGCACCGGAGAGAGCACCATTACGCGTGAGATGAATAGACGTCACTTAACGGTGAAGCTAAACGTTCGTAATCGTGATTTAGGGTCTTTATTGAAAGAGGCACAACAAAAAATCGAGGAGAATATCACGTATGATCACAATAAGTTTCACATCGAATGGGGAGGACAGTTTGAAAATCAACACCGAGCCTATAACCGTTTAGCGATTATTGTTCCACTGACGTTGTGTTTGATGTTTGTTTTATTGTATGGCGCATTTGGTCAATTCAGACAAGCAGGGTTGTTGATGGTGGTCGTGCCTTTAGCTCTTTTTGGAGGGATGTTAGCCTTGAATGTAAGAGGTATGTCATTAAACGTGTCCTCTGCTGTTGGATTTATTGCCTTATTTGGCGTTGCCATTCAGAATGGAGTGATTATGATTTCACATATTAACGATTTGAGGAAAAAAGGTCATGCTTTATTAGAGTCTGTCTTACTAGGAGCTGAACAGCGATTCAGACCCGTATTAATGACGGCGACCGTGGCGATTTTGGGATTATTTCCAGCATCTATGGCAACGGGAATCGGTTCGGATGTTCAACGACCTTTAGCCACAGTAATCGTTTATGGATTGTTATTCGCTACTATTTTAACCCTTTTCGTATTACCAGCGTTATACTATTTAGTGGAACGAAAATGGGGAAAAGACAGTGACTTTGTGAAAGTAGAAGAAACAGAAGAAAACTAA
- the mgtE gene encoding magnesium transporter, whose protein sequence is MRTMKYERSSLRKIAADFQGLDQMMKMLPVLKKMPIIDVSEALSLMDTKELFVILREFPLEHQAEIFAAFPLVKQLSIFQQLSMKRFARLFEQMPSEDRADLFQILTQQEQIDLLPFLSKSIRENVLALSSYPEDTAGGIMSTDFATVSKDMTCFEAIHKVRQDAPSKKTIYYIYVVNEDQTLWGFITLKDLIIAEPHQLVEEELHRDFVFGYVDEDNEQIAAKIDKYELVALPILNRKKQLVGIVTHDDALDIIQAEHTEDMQKFMGVMGSSEDADYAASSIFDHFKKRVFWLVTLAVVGLISGLIIHNFEGALAQMVILALYMPMVADAGGNAGTQSATVVVRAMALGQITVKSWMRVLWKETRIALLLALCLGLLAFGKVVWLSWETDTPATFSLWTIGGVIAVALFLQVVFSTVIGAALPLLVKKMGADPAVVASPAIRTIVNIIGLLIYFGLAAYIFDLQ, encoded by the coding sequence ATGAGAACAATGAAGTATGAACGCAGTAGTTTGCGCAAAATTGCAGCAGATTTCCAAGGATTGGATCAGATGATGAAGATGCTTCCTGTATTAAAGAAAATGCCAATTATCGATGTAAGTGAGGCACTGTCGTTAATGGATACGAAAGAATTGTTTGTCATTTTACGCGAGTTTCCTTTAGAACATCAAGCTGAAATTTTTGCTGCTTTTCCCTTGGTGAAGCAACTATCGATTTTTCAACAGTTGAGTATGAAGCGATTTGCAAGACTATTTGAACAAATGCCCTCTGAAGATCGTGCCGATTTGTTTCAAATTTTAACCCAACAGGAACAAATTGATTTACTTCCATTTTTGAGCAAATCGATTCGAGAGAATGTACTGGCTTTGAGTTCTTATCCTGAAGATACGGCGGGAGGTATTATGAGCACTGATTTTGCTACGGTTTCTAAAGATATGACTTGCTTTGAAGCGATTCACAAAGTGAGGCAAGATGCGCCGTCAAAGAAGACCATTTATTATATCTATGTGGTTAATGAAGATCAAACGTTATGGGGATTTATTACATTAAAGGATTTGATTATCGCTGAACCACACCAACTGGTGGAGGAAGAATTACACCGCGATTTTGTTTTTGGTTATGTAGATGAAGACAATGAGCAAATCGCAGCCAAAATAGATAAATACGAATTGGTTGCTTTGCCTATCCTCAATCGAAAAAAACAATTGGTCGGTATTGTGACGCATGATGATGCATTAGATATTATCCAAGCAGAACACACCGAAGACATGCAGAAGTTTATGGGGGTGATGGGAAGCAGTGAGGATGCTGATTATGCTGCATCTTCAATCTTCGATCACTTTAAAAAACGAGTATTTTGGTTGGTTACCCTTGCTGTTGTTGGTTTAATTTCGGGTTTAATTATTCACAATTTCGAAGGGGCATTGGCGCAGATGGTCATCTTAGCACTCTATATGCCGATGGTCGCAGATGCAGGAGGAAATGCAGGTACTCAATCGGCAACCGTAGTAGTACGAGCCATGGCTTTGGGACAAATAACGGTTAAATCATGGATGCGTGTGCTGTGGAAAGAAACGAGAATCGCCTTGCTGTTGGCCTTGTGTTTGGGTTTACTCGCCTTTGGTAAAGTGGTGTGGTTGAGTTGGGAAACGGATACTCCAGCAACTTTTTCTCTATGGACTATTGGCGGTGTAATTGCCGTGGCTTTGTTCTTACAAGTTGTTTTCTCAACTGTTATAGGCGCTGCATTGCCACTCCTTGTAAAGAAAATGGGTGCTGATCCCGCTGTAGTAGCAAGCCCTGCAATTCGAACCATCGTCAATATCATTGGGTTGCTCATTTATTTTGGATTGGCTGCTTATATCTTCGATTTACAGTAA
- a CDS encoding efflux RND transporter periplasmic adaptor subunit, with translation MAKKVQIAGVLGLSILLSFCSDKKEQSSDIAQYQVNNQVISLTENSNLKSRIKVTPVEEEDFTFDLVTAGLVKAIPNHYAEIASPFSGRIIKSFIKLGQKVSINQPLFEVSSPDYFEAQKDYFDSKQEYKQATLNLKRQADLLANGVGVRQEYEEAETENSIAKAAFDNATAAIKIYNVQPTSLVLGQPLIVRSPIDGEVLENNIVLGQYINDDADPVVKIAALNKIWIVGKVKEKDIQHLTKLNKVQIELSAYPDEPIVGTIYHVNEIVDEETRSIDVLIEANNDKRILKPGMYVNVRFIDQPEKVILVPSRAVLQGEDNSFVYVEVAPNEYIRKNVVIGGVSGNQTVILSGIEKGDKVVSEGGIYLPQL, from the coding sequence ATGGCAAAAAAAGTACAAATAGCGGGAGTTTTAGGCTTGAGTATCTTATTGAGTTTTTGCTCTGATAAAAAGGAACAAAGCAGTGATATCGCACAATATCAAGTGAATAATCAAGTGATTTCCTTAACAGAAAATTCAAACCTCAAAAGCAGAATTAAAGTTACACCAGTGGAAGAAGAAGATTTCACTTTTGATTTAGTAACTGCAGGTTTAGTAAAAGCAATTCCGAACCATTATGCGGAAATTGCATCTCCTTTTTCTGGGAGAATCATCAAATCATTTATTAAGTTAGGGCAAAAAGTAAGCATAAATCAACCGTTATTCGAAGTTTCTTCACCAGATTACTTCGAAGCGCAAAAGGACTACTTCGATTCTAAACAAGAATACAAACAAGCGACATTAAATTTAAAAAGACAGGCCGACTTATTGGCCAATGGCGTTGGTGTTCGACAAGAGTATGAAGAAGCAGAAACGGAAAATTCCATCGCCAAAGCGGCTTTTGACAATGCTACTGCAGCCATTAAAATATACAACGTACAACCCACTTCCTTGGTGTTAGGTCAGCCTTTGATCGTGCGTTCACCCATCGATGGAGAGGTATTGGAAAATAATATTGTATTGGGTCAATATATCAATGACGATGCGGATCCTGTGGTGAAAATTGCAGCCTTGAACAAGATTTGGATAGTGGGAAAGGTCAAAGAGAAAGACATTCAACACTTAACGAAATTAAATAAAGTTCAAATTGAACTATCTGCTTACCCAGATGAGCCGATTGTAGGAACGATTTATCACGTGAATGAAATTGTAGATGAAGAAACCAGAAGTATTGATGTGCTTATTGAAGCAAATAATGACAAGCGCATCCTAAAACCGGGGATGTATGTGAATGTACGTTTTATCGATCAGCCTGAAAAAGTAATCTTAGTACCATCAAGAGCTGTTCTACAAGGAGAAGATAACTCTTTTGTATATGTAGAAGTCGCACCCAATGAGTACATCCGTAAAAATGTGGTAATCGGAGGAGTTTCTGGAAATCAGACGGTGATTTTATCTGGAATAGAAAAAGGAGACAAAGTAGTAAGTGAGGGGGGAATTTATTTACCTCAACTGTAG